Proteins co-encoded in one Microcebus murinus isolate Inina chromosome 5, M.murinus_Inina_mat1.0, whole genome shotgun sequence genomic window:
- the LOC142870944 gene encoding coiled-coil domain-containing protein 162-like → MIMEITALRAQLTDLEEENLNLKKQIRKEVQEEYEALVQALFVTCLHIKEKLEENQLNLLQNVCELIGEVRTEGIDNMKDLKKKWGSARPDKGRKENPAKELLWVLQRDNCSLAALVCKVRSLGRWRLAVREAHFRAQLSRAEKESIQSKKECLSIKLTAEQEAGVLRQQLLALRQALARAQADNVRMWKQQDDQAQRLKELEHRVTQEALTRQQLDVMKTSIMEKLLEDVGQKEQQLQLLTEEAERASKLGQLQQKRMRRELQQVRSRLAQERSVKLDAFQRIEELQSQLNDAARSSVQMSSPGGFISQAQYSLSSASISSRYSQQYCLKTNLTGSKTTRRIPRPKTVPIKYKKRIDDVFLPSVAENVELPAFQVQTAPSRIPFRLDW, encoded by the exons ATGATCATGGAAATCACTGCTCTGAGGGCCCAACTCACGGACTTGGAAGAGGAGAATCTGAATCTCAAAAAGCAGATTAGAAAAGAAGTCCAAGAAGAATACGAAGCATTGGTCCAAGCTTTGTTTGTGACCTGTTTACACATAAAA GAGAAACTGGAAGAGAATCAGCTTAATTTGCTCCAGAATGTGTGTGAGCTCATCGGCGAAGTGAGAACAGAAGGGATTGACAATATGAAGGACCTGAAGAAAAAGTGGGGCTCTGCCAGACCtgacaaaggaaggaaagaaaacccaGCCAAA GAGCTGCTGTGGGTCTTGCAGCGGGACAACTGCAGCCTGGCCGCCCTGGTGTGCAAAGTGAGGAGCCTGGGTCGCTGGAGACTGGCGGTGCGGGAGGCGCACTTCCGGGCCCAGCTGAGCAGGGCGGAGAAG GAATCTATTCAAAGTAAAAAAGAGTGTTTGAGCATCAAGCTGACAGCAGAGCAGGAGGCGGGTGTACTTCGCCAGCAGTTGCTGGCCCTCAGGCAGGCCCTGGCCAGGGCGCAGGCCGACAACGTGAGGATGTGGAAGCAGCAAGACGACCAG GCTCAGCGGCTGAAGGAGTTAGAGCACAGAGTGACCCAGGAAGCCCTTACCCGGCAGCAGCTGGATGTCATGAAAACATCCATCATGGAGAAGCTCCTGGAAGACGTGGGGCAGAAAGAGCAGCAACTGCAGCTCCTCACGGAGGAGGCTGAGAGGGCGTCTAAGCTGGGCCAGCTGCAGCagaagaggatgaggagggaaCTCCAGCAG GTGAGAAGCCGGCTTGCCCAGGAGCGCAGCGTGAAGCTGGACGCTTTCCAGCGCATAGAAGAGCTACAAAGTCAGCTTAATGACGCTGCGCGATCATCTGTCCAGATGAGCTCACCAGGAG gTTTCATATCCCAGGCTCAATACTCCCTAAGTTCTGCTTCCATATCATCCAGATACTCCCAGCAATACTGTTTAAAGACTAATCTCACAGGCAGTAAAACAACAAGAAGGATTCCAAGGCCAAAGACT GTGcctattaaatacaaaaaaaggaTTGATGATGTTTTCCTACCGAGTGTGGCAGAAAATGTTGAACTTCCAGCTTTTCAAGTTCAAACAGCTCCATCCAGAATCCCATTCAGACTTGACTGGTAA